The genomic DNA CCTcaaggcgctgcttgcgcctCAGCTCGACACGGAGCCGCCCGCGGAGCACGCCCACGATCACAGCCACGGCAatgtcgaggcgctgcttgcTCCCCAGCTCGCCACGCACGAGCTTGAGAAGGAAGAGCATgcgcaggccgacgagcacgacgtGAATAcggtgcttgcgcgccagcacgcgtctgcgccgcagtacgcgacgtcgctcgatgccgcgccggtcgctgtcccggtcgccgcgccggtcgctgtcccggtcgccgcgccggtgtCGGCGCCGTACGACCCCCAGCCGGTGCAGGAGGGCTTCCCGCGGTACCTGCAGACGGTgcccgagagcgaggagcaggccggTGTgcccgaggtcgacgagaGTGTCGTCAGCCAGCCAGCGCAatacgccgacgcgcacgacTCGGTTCCTCCCGTGCCTGTTGCGGTGTCTGTCGCCCCCCCTGtctcgacgccgtcggtgctgcgtggctcggcggcgtacgACCCCGAGTCGATTTCGCACTTCCTCAGTGCGATGGACGAGCTGGACTACTCGCGTGCGGTCGTGcgtgcctcgtcgctcggtgTGCCCCTGTCGCAGATCCCCAGCAACATTCCGACTGCGGCCCCCCCCGCGGttgcgccgacgcgccccgtcgaggagccgctgcgccccaGCGAGCGCTTTGCCGGCAAGGGTGTGCAGTGGGACTCGGACGACTGGCTGCGCAGCCAGGTGCGTGGCGCGAGCAcggagcagcagcgcgaccttGACTCCTTCCtcaaggcgcgccgccagtACGTGCCTACGTTTGCCAAGGACTCTGCGCTCCCCCCCGTTCCCCCCAAGGATGTGGATGCGAAGCGCGACTCGATGGCGGGCCGCCGTCTGTCGCGCATGAACTCGACCGGGAGCAACTTTGTGCTCTTTGACCAGTTCCTTTCGTCGGACTCGGAGCCGATCGACACCCACCTCTTCAAccttgacgagctcgaggaggcccACAAGATCAAGACGACGCCGCAGATGCCCAGCGAGCCCGTCATGGAtcagcacgagcgcgacgtgcacaTTACGCACACCGCGCTCCCCGACCTCCCTGCCGAAGCGCACGAGCCCAAAGCGCCCGAGCCTGCGGCGTACGAGTccaaggcgccgccgtTTGTGTACGAGGCGACGAAGCCTGCCGCAAAGCGCGAGAGCGTGCCGTACGACCAGTTTGGTGGCGCCCGTCCCCTGTACGAggtggacgaggagcgtaCCGCCCAGCCGTACGAGCAGCAGCCGTATGAGCAGCAGCCGTACGAGCAGCAGCCGTACGAGCAGCAGCCGTACGAGCAGCAGCCGTATGAGCAACAGCCGTATGAGCAACAGCCGTATGAGCAGCAGCCGTATGAGCAGCAGCCGTACGAGCAGTACGCCGGCTACGAGCAGCCGGCGCAGCCGTACGAGCagcccgccgaggcgtacgagcAGCCGTACGCTCAGCAGCCGTACCAGCAAGGCTACGAGCAGCAGTACGAGGGCTACGAACAACAGTACCCGGGCTACGAACAGTACCCCGGCTACGAGCAGCAGTACGCCGGCTACGAGCAGTACGATCCCCAGTACGCGAACTATGAGCAGCAAGGCGCCTACCCCGGCTACGACCAGCAGTACGCCCAGCAGTACCCACAGCAGCCCTACGCCCAGGGCTACGAAGGCTACGAGCAGGCGTACCCCGCGTCGGAGGCTCGTACGCAGCGCCCGAcgcagccggcggcggAGGCGCGTGCCCAGCGCCCCACCCAACCGGCGGCGGACGTGCGTGCCCAGCGCCCCACCCAACCGGCGGCGGACGTGCGTGCCCAGCGCCCCACCCAACCGGCGGCGGACGTGCGTGCCCAGCGTCCCACCCAaccgcgcccgccgcaggcgcaggcgatgcAGCCCGGCCAGACGTACGACTCGCTGGCACAGTCGTCGTACGACGGCTACGCGaagcgcccgccgcgcgttGCCGAGTCCGCGTCGatggcgccgctgcacaAGCGTGGCCtgccgacctcggcctACACTGAGCCCGCGTCTGGCCGccccggccgccgcgcggacCCCTCGATGGAGCCCCCGGTgctctcggcgccgagcgtgcgcgaaGGCTACGGCCAGCCCTCGACGTCCACCCCTTCGCTGTCCTCCGCCGGTGGGTCCAAGCGCCACAAGCGCCAGGCCTCGGCGGGTCAGTCCAAGAAGGGCAACCGCTGGGCGGCGCTTCTGAGCAACGACCCGGTTTCTGCTGCTAGGAAATAGACGAATCTACGATGCGTGCGAGAatctcgaggcgctcatgcgccgtgcgccgccggaggccctcgtcgagcgcgtcggcggcgcgctgcgcgagcgtccACACGCGCTGgggctgccgagcgccgccgtgccgcgccccggcgatcgcctcgcAGTAGGCTGTCGCGatgcggtcgtcgcgcgcaaacGCATAatccggcagcggcgcgtcgctgccccGCACGCGCTCCCACAGTGCGAGGAGCACGAGGTCCGAGGCGGCGTTGGCAATGTAGTCCtcgatcgccgcgacgacgtactggtcgcgcttgcggcgcatgcgcaaaTTCGCGGTGAGGAACTGGCTCACGAtatcgcgcgcgacgtgcgtgggccgcggcgcgtacgcgtcgctgctcgccgccgcacgcagctcgtgcgcgacggcctTGGTCGACTGCGCGATCCAGCGCACGCCTTCGGCCATCACGAGGATCTGGATATAGGATGCCAAGAGTGCTGTCtgctcgcggtcgaggcTGTGGTCGATCGCGAGCTTGAGGTTCGCGCGtaccttgcgcagcgtgctcagcgtcgcctcgcccgCGTCCGCGACCTGGTCCGGGAGCTGGTTCACAAAGCgcgagagcgcgccggccaggAACAGACTCACTCGGTCGTACTCCGGCCCGAGCGAGATGGCGtactcgagcggcgtgcgcgcctcgtcgccgccgagcagcagcgcaaagtCCTTGTCGCGGATCGCCATGATCGTGTCGATAtctttgcgctcgaccgctGCGTAGACGTCGTGGGGCTCGtacgggcgccgcgcacgctgcgtagccgacggtgcgcgctgctgcgtcgcAGAGAGGGCCAGCGGAATGTCGCCCTGCTCGAtcttgggcggcgccgtgtCGGGCTCGACGGCAAcacggcgcacgagctcggcgagcgcccaGTAACCGCGCACCGTGCCGCTCTTTTCACCGACCAGGCACGGGTCCATGCGGTAGGCGACTGTGTGAGTACAAAGACGTACGCTccatctcgcgcagcgccgagcgtaCGCACGAGTACTGGCTCGAGCCGTCGTGCCCCGCCGAGGGAAAGAGCCGCTGGAGCTTGGCCTCGGGGATGACGGGAAACGGGGGGTGGGGAtcgtcgctctcgctgatcggcgcgacgagcgtcgcgtcggCCGGCACCCGCGCCGTTGACGGCACATGCGCCTCTttcggcgcatcggcctTGCTAAAGAAACTTTgtgtgcgtgcgcgcaccGTGTCCGCGTACGACTTCCACGCCCCAGACGCCATGCTCGCCTCCACGACCCTCCACCGGGTCGCCTCCACCAGCGAGTAGATCGTATGTAGGCTATACAGGCGAGCGActacggcggcgcgccgcgtccgggCGCTGCTGCGGTGCGCTGTTCTTCTGCTGCTCAAACTCGGtgagcaggtcgcgcaggcgcatgTATCCCAGGTGCATTTTCCCGCTAAAGTGGTCGGCCAGGCGGCGGTCCGAGTCGAGGATCGAGAGGTAGGCGCCGCACACGTCGCACACACGTAGCTTTTGGTGCCCACTTGCACCGCTGTTTTCCTGGAGCACCTGGAGCTCCTTTTCCttctcgccgcgctcggccttgagTGCATcgaccttggcgagctccttgAGCGACTCTTCGACCTGCCCCTGCTCACCGAGCTTCTCCATCTCGGCGGTGGCCGCGGTGATCGCCTCTTCGACCTCGTTGATATCACGCATGATCGCGTTGGAGCGCTCCATCTCCTCGGGCGTCTGGTCGAGTCGCCGGCGGTTTGCGGCAATCTTTCGGTCAATGTCTGTGATGAACAGGTGGATATTCCGCTGGTGCTCCGCCGTGATCTGGGGGAAACTCTCGCCTCTGgcgaccgccgcatcgTACAGCTCCTTGTACCGCGGCAGGTGCGACTGCGGGCACGGGCCGAGATCCATTTTCTGGGTCAGGAGCACGACGTACCGTGTTGCTAAACAGGTCGTGGGGGCACACGCCGCACAAAAAGTTGCGGCACACCTTGGGATCCGTAAAGTGCATATCCTTGTCCGCGGTGCCCATCACTGCGTCAGCCGTGCGACCTACCCTCGGGGCCcatcaggcgctcgagcgccacgcgctgcacctccGCTTTCCTGCCCATGGCGAGAGGAAAAGCCCACGtggctcgacgcgtcgcgccatGGCCGAGCACCGTGTCGACGTGCCGTTCCTGGACGCGGGTCTCGCGTCCGAGCCCGATTCCCACTATTCCGGTCTCTTGATCCAGAGAGATGCAGCCGAAAGCGGCGCGAtactcgagcgcagccaTACGGCCGGGCgcccgctcgcgctgctgctccaCGGCATGGGATCCCACAAGAACGCCGTCTTTTTCaagccgctcgcgcacgcgctgccgaTCGACTCGTATCGCTTCGACCAccgcggcgagggcgagtcGCCGGGCGAGTGGACGAATGGCCAGTACGATGTACGTCGCCTCCCTCACACAGACCTATGCGGCGGaagtcgcgcacgtcgtcgagtACCTTGTCACGCGCTTTGGCTACGTGATCGAGCTAATTGTGGCGCACTCCAAGAGCGTCGCGATTACCTATGCGTACGCGTCCAAGTTCTGCACCAAGCCGGGCCTCCATcgcccgccggcgctgATGGCCATGTTCTCGGGCCGCTTTTGGATGTCGGTACGTTGCCCTACTCACCCAGCGCGTCTATGGTAGGTCGCTCCGCTCACACAGAACGCGCCGACGAGTTCGAACCTTCGTTCCAGCAAAAAGGGCACTTTGAGCGCCAGATTCCGACGCGCAACGGCATGCGCGCTGTCCAAATGACGCGCGAAGACTTTATCGCCGGCTGCGAATACCCCAcgccgcagcacgccgcgcgcctcccgACGTCGGTGCAGGTGCTGATCGTGCACGGGACCGACGACAAGGTCGTGCCGGTGGTCGATTCGGCCGGTTACATGAATGCGCTCACTGCTCAGCCGACACGCCGCCCGGGCACGGTCCAGCTCCAGATGATCGAGGGGTGCGACCACAACTATTCCGGTGCGTACCGTGCGAATATGGTCGAACGCGTGCTAAagtggcgcgcgacgtgcctcgcggcgcagcagcacgcgccggccgcgcctcCCTCGTGGACCGCAGGgacgcgcggctcgcggGGCGCGC from Malassezia japonica chromosome 1, complete sequence includes the following:
- the LUC7 gene encoding splicing factor (COG:A; EggNog:ENOG503NVIA; BUSCO:EOG09264D7Y) — its product is MGRKAEVQRVALERLMGPEVMGTADKDMHFTDPKVCRNFLCGVCPHDLFSNTKMDLGPCPQSHLPRYKELYDAAVARGESFPQITAEHQRNIHLFITDIDRKIAANRRRLDQTPEEMERSNAIMRDINEVEEAITAATAEMEKLGEQGQVEESLKELAKVDALKAERGEKEKELQVLQENSGASGHQKLRVCDVCGAYLSILDSDRRLADHFSGKMHLGYMRLRDLLTEFEQQKNSAPQQRPDAARRRSRSPV
- a CDS encoding uncharacterized protein (EggNog:ENOG503P317) codes for the protein MASGAWKSYADTVRARTQSFFSKADAPKEAHVPSTARVPADATLVAPISESDDPHPPFPVIPEAKLQRLFPSAGHDGSSQYSCVRSALREMELAYRMDPCLVGEKSGTVRGYWALAELVRRVAVEPDTAPPKIEQGDIPLALSATQQRAPSATQRARRPYEPHDVYAAVERKDIDTIMAIRDKDFALLLGGDEARTPLEYAISLGPEYDRVSLFLAGALSRFVNQLPDQVADAGEATLSTLRKVRANLKLAIDHSLDREQTALLASYIQILVMAEGVRWIAQSTKAVAHELRAAASSDAYAPRPTHVARDIVSQFLTANLRMRRKRDQYVVAAIEDYIANAASDLVLLALWERVRGSDAPLPDYAFARDDRIATAYCEAIAGARHGGARQPQRVWTLAQRAADALDEGLRRRTAHERLEILARIVDSSIS
- the CDC8 gene encoding dTMP kinase (COG:F; BUSCO:EOG09261F9G; EggNog:ENOG503P2YY; MEROPS:MER0031565); protein product: MAEHRVDVPFLDAGLASEPDSHYSGLLIQRDAAESGAILERSHTAGRPLALLLHGMGSHKNAVFFKPLAHALPIDSYRFDHRGEGESPGEWTNGQYDTYAAEVAHVVEYLVTRFGYVIELIVAHSKSVAITYAYASKFCTKPGLHRPPALMAMFSGRFWMSRVYERADEFEPSFQQKGHFERQIPTRNGMRAVQMTREDFIAGCEYPTPQHAARLPTSVQVLIVHGTDDKVVPVVDSAGYMNALTAQPTRRPGTVQLQMIEGCDHNYSGAYRANMVERVLKWRATCLAAQQHAPAAPPSWTAGTRGSRGALIVVEGLDRAGKSTQVARLVDLLHARLVKFPDRTTEIGQMINAYLTNARDTPDEAIHLLFSANRWEVMQSIVQTLSSGQSVVCDRYAFSGIAYSRAKGLDLGWCLAPDVGIPMPDLTLFLDLDEATAAARSAYGEERYEKLAFQRVVRQTFADVEHLVQAGGGVWTRVNAAGTPDEVYDVVRAEAQRVLQRVQHDHASLRPLALDMLPPAEPQSQQRPSL